One Tachysurus vachellii isolate PV-2020 chromosome 14, HZAU_Pvac_v1, whole genome shotgun sequence genomic window, CAGGATTTCTGGGGCTGGTGCACAAGTGCTTGTAAGTCTGTATTTTAAAGGCATTGCTGACTGACTCCTATgatatggaaaaaaatgttgCGCATTAAACTTGTAGGGTGCtgcaataaataatttttaaaaacatattaacatgtacagtatcagGTATTATTATTCAGAGACTAACATGTACAATATCAAGGATTTTCACAGAGAAAAGCTTGTGCAGTGTGTTACGTCGTTATCGTTATAACATTTGAGGGTTTGGGTCTCACAGGCCCAGTGGTGGTAGCTTGATGGCCATTTGAACTTGCAAGACATTGCCACTGGTCTTTCACTGTACTTTGCAATGTattgaaaaggaaataaaccaCTTGTGTACAAATTTAatacatctagatgtaaatatcaggaaattaaaGCTGATATTTCACTTTTTATCTCAAAAGCAAAGATAAAGGAATCAGCCTTACCATTTAAATACAGACATTTATAATGGTTAAGCAATTTGATTTTTGTCATATAAAATTAAgctactcttttttttctttaatatggCATTTTGTTTAGCATGCCTTGAAATAATACACCAGCAAATTGTTGCCAAAACTCAAAAATTTGAATCTTCATCCTCGGTTGTCCAGCCCTTCTTCTTAATGTAAGACTTCCTGTTTGTTAATGACTTTTAAGGAAGATAGGAAAATAGAacatattcatttgtatttgttatgtatatacacaaaggagtttaaaattaaaaaaggctGGAATTTACCTCAGTCATCTGCCTCGTTGTTTGCTTCCTGCTTAAGCTAATATGTATGTACACTGTATAGCCAatagtatgtggacacctgacaacTAAACCTATATGTGGCTCTGcttcaaactgttgccacaatgtttgaagcacacaattgtatagaatttGTACACCGTAGCTTTATtgacaatttcccttcactgccAATCACTGCTGCAGTAGATTCTTTGTAATAAAAGGCTCAAACACTTCCACTATGACAATGCCCACGgtgcacagtgtgtgttaaGGCTGAAGTAAGaaaactcaagtgtcctgcactcTAACTTTACACAGACTGAACCaaagacctcctcactcttacaacatcGTTGTGATCGCAATAATGCTCTTTTAGCTGgctgatcactaatccccacagccatgctccatcTACTGGAAAtcctttccagaagagtggagattattataacatcaagcacaaattaaaatttgagggaataaaattaaaatgagatgttcaacaaacacatattggtgtgatggtcaggtgtacaCATCCATTTAGCCATAGCAGTATATACTATGTTTTGGGTGGCTGTAATTTTTTGGAGAGATGGGTGATTGAACCATCTAATACTTCTCATGCTTCTGCTTCTCTTTTCCTATAGATGAGAGTATGGACCGCAAGCTTAGAAATGGACCTTTTTATCCTGGTAAATTTTCATGACATGTACAACTGCAATCTACAACCTATTTAGCTTGAAATAATGCATTATGCATTTTTACTTTATAGAATTCAACTACATGTATGTGAGCAAGATGGGTCAGCGGCTTAAATCAAGGAAGAAGTTTCTAAGAAAAGCGGTATATTGTACTTATAGAATGTATTGTggctaatgtgtttatttacattgcTTATCTGTCTTAATGGAAAATTGCAAATTGGAGTGTGTACCAGTGTTAGTGTGACCATGGCTGTTTCAGGGTGTGCACATCTCTGATGAGGAGCTCAGAAGAACTTACTTGGAGCCAGAGAATCAAGAGGAAAAAGATGAGGTGGTCCGTCATCCAGACATGGATGGTGAGAGAAACAACCTTGCTACTTATAAATAGCGTGTACAGTTTTGTTAAGCAGATAAGTTACATTTTTACTTGAAGGAATAGTATATAACATACGAcacattcttttttcatttcataaatGAGATTTGTTTTATGCAGGTGATGACTTCTCAGATCATGAAAATGAGAATTTGGTTGAAGATCATGGACCTAGAGACATTAGTGAACATGGCCCAGTTTTCACTGgtaataaatacagatttaGTCTAGTTCTCGTAAAACATGAATGCATTCTTTTTAGGATTGCAGCTATTTGTCTTGACTCTTTGTTTTTAGACTCGCAGATGGGCCGCATCAGTTATGAGGACTTGGTCAAAAAGAGTGTGGTATGTATGCATGGCCTTGTAATTCTTAAGAGATCTAGATCTATGTTCATATACATAACTAATAACTGGTGTAATTAATTTTGCATAACTGTTAATCTCTTAGAGGGTCAAGCATTGATGAAGGTTGCGGTTCAATCACCATTTATTTAGAgagtttaaattatttacagaaTTATTTACAGATCCAGATTAAATTATTTACAGATCCAGGGACACAGCTCAAATTATATTCACTGGACAGTTGTGTAATAATGCAGCAATGCAGACTATGTAATACAAGCATGTGTAATTCTGTGTCCTCTCTGGCTGTAGGAGATGTTCTTAGCCAATTCCCAGAAGTACGCTCAGGAGACAGAGCTGTCTCGCAGAGTAAAGGAGTGGGAGGATGAGATCAACCCTCGGCTCTTGGTTCAGGTAAAGAACAATCTGTGTGAGGGAGAACTTGTACTTTCAAAGCTACAGGTGTTGTGGAGAGGTTTATCAAATCCTAGAACTGCATGTAAGCTTCATTCCTGTATCTGCTGAATACTACATGTTTCTCTTGCCATTTTAACCCTTGTGCGAGGCCGGCTCTACGCAGGGGCAAGAGGGGGCAGCGCCCCCTCAAATAAATGTCTTGCCCCCTCAAATCAaaattttgaaatgttgagaAAGCACATGTTAATATACTcaaaattaatatattacaaGTTGATAAAATGATCTGCGGTAGCGGAAAAATCCACCGAAAAAGGGACACTACACACAATACGGTATTAGATTTCCCTCGTGTCTCTGTCCCTCCGCTGTGTGTTCACAGGCtgcagcgcacacacacgcacacacactcctcccctGAGCCCTCGGTAAACATCCAATCACCGTCCGTATGCAAATGAGTCAAGACGTAGCCTAACGTAGTGTCGTGTTGGATTTCAGCATGGTCACGGAGTGGAAAGACTTTGAAGAAGCTGCAGCGTTTTTTCAGTTACAACAAGCACAGCGATGAGTCCACATCCGCTGAATTTGACAGACTGAAGACAAATTACCGTTGTCTGACAGACATAAAGACGTAATGTTGACGTAAAGCCCCGCCCCTCACTGTAGTTCTATACTGCTTTGTTTCAAATCACAGCAGTTTTTACAAAGCCAGCTTACTTACTTTCCACTCCAGCTTTCATCAGCTCACAAAGAGAAAGTTACTTCTGCAATGCATCCATTTTTCAGAGCTTTTAAAAAGTGTAGTGCTGCTCCTACCTGTACTAACAGTAGTAGCAATGATACTGCTGCTAGTACATCAGAGAcagctactactactacttcagCATCAGCAAGCACTGCTTCTCCTGTTCCTCCCCCAACATGTGCTGTCCCAAAGCAGCCTGCTCAGCTACCCAGTGACTTAAATAGCAATGCACCATCTCAGCCAGTACTGGGTAGCTATCCAAAGGGTGCATTTGCTACAACATTAAGATCATTCAATCCTGTCTGGTACCGCACACGACCATGGCTAGAATACTCTTTTGAGCGAGATGCCTGCTTCTGTTTCCCCTGTCGGAAATATGGCAGCATTGTTAATGAGAGGGatgttgtttttactttaactGGTTTTAACAACTGGAAAGCAGCCCTTGATCGAGACAAGGGGCTACAGAGGCATGTGTCCAGCCACAACCATGTGCATGCTTCAACTGTATGGACTCAGCACAAAAGCAGAGAGGTGACAGGCTGAACTGTTGACTCCCTGTTGGTTGGTAAAACACAACTTGAAAAAACCATTACTATGTCAAGAGTGTGGGCAGTGCTGTTATGTTTCTCTGTGTGAATGAGTTGGGGCTCCGTGGGACTGCAGAAACCTTGAGGCCGAATGAAGCAGGTAATCATGACATCACTTCAGGTCTCTTTCAGAAACTAATGGAGTATACCTTAGAGAAGGATGAGAAGCTAGCAAGCATTGCTAAGGGTATCCCAAAGAATGCAAAATACACATCTAAGGATATCcaaaatgaaattattcaaaCAGTGGCAGACATGGTGCTTAGAGAGGTcaggaaaaaatatgaaaatgctgATTCTTCAGGGTTCTGCCTCAAAAGTGATGGGACCAGGGACAGGTGTAATGTGGAAAATTTGTCTGTGGTGATTCGCTTTGTGAGCAATTCCATGCCAGAGGAGCATCTTATTGGGTTGCTTGACTTGCATCAACTTGATGCAGAGTACATTACCTCTGAGATATTGACACACCTTTCTGATGCTGGCTACAGTGCTGACAACATACTTAGCCAGTGTTATGATGGGGCTTCTGTGATGAGTGGGGTAAGAGGTGGTCTCATCTTAAAAGGCTGCTTGAAATCCAATGGACAAGCCACTATGAGGTGACACAGTGCATTGTTGAAAATCAAAACCATATTCTCAGTATCCTATCTGAGATGACAGAGGATGAAGATGCTGCAGTTGACCTGTGCACTGAGGCATCTTTGAGACTGGAGAGTTTCTAGTGCAGGTGCTTGGTGTCTTAAAACCAGCAAATGCAATTCTAGTCTCAGTCTGTGGATATTGTGGAGTCCCTAAAAAACATTCGTAAAGATGAGTATAGGGCAGAGTTGTCTGAGGCAGCTGCTGGAGATGATTCACATCTTCcaaagagaagaagaacaatGAGCAAACACCTCGGTCAAAGTGTTGTGCTCTCAACTGTGGGCAATACAGACTTTGATAATCCTTCCCTTAATCCCTATCAGTCTCTGAAAAGATCTCTGCTCAACATCCTTGACAGGGCCATTTTAGAAATAGAGACAAGATTTTCACAGAGGAATGTTGACTTGATGAAAGCCATATCTAGTCTTGCACCCAAATCTAGTGCATTTCTAGATTCAACTCAGTTGCAGCCTCTGACTGTGCTGGTTAGCACAGTGGCAGACAATGCAAGTCTGAAAAATTAAATCCTTGTGGCAAAACAGATGTTCCTCAAAAAATGTCCAAATGAAGCAGACCTGTCCTCTGTGTGTAAACACCTGCAAGAGTACAAGGAAGCCTTTCCTGAATTACATAAATTGTATGTAACAGCTCTGGTAATTGGTGTGTCTTCAGCAGCCTGTGAGAGTTCCTTCTCCACATTTTCATGGGTTCTAACCCCCTATCATCGCACCATGTCACACAAAAGAAAGCAGAATTTGGTGATCTTGGCCCATGAGAAGTCCATAACAAATAACTTGGACATGGATGAATTTGTGAAAGTTTTTGCAAAGGGAAATAGGAGACTGTTGTTGTAGAGTGGATTGGAGAGAAGAGAGTTGTTcatttactattaaaaaaaataaataaataaaaaatataaaaaaaaacatatgatcTGTTCTATAGCCCATCTGctttaacttatttttttttattattcataagaCAACCTttcagttttataaatattagttATAGTGTGTTAAGTGTTACTTTAggttaaatgtttttgaaaattAGACCATCCAGCTAAGATAAATGTTATGTTGTTGATTGATAAAATCTGGATTAaggatattttattttgttttatttattaaatttttatttttcagtttcccCCCTGAGGGAttgccaccttattgtggtcaGGGGGTTTGCGTGCCTCAGTGACCTTAAGAGCTATACCAGCAGGAGCTTAGTCTTCAAGTGGGACACCCAAGTTGGACAGGTCTGAAGAGGCCTGACAAAGTGCAATCCACTTCTCCAGGCTTTGGACGCAGCTAACAACACAATTCAGCAAGGACAATACTGTTACTATAAGCACAGGGGAAAAACAGTGCTCGAACATGATGTGTACACATGATGCCCACTTCACATTTCTGACTGCCCCCCCATATGTACCTGTCTAGAACCGGCCCTGCCCTTGTGTTCTCTTTATTTGGCAATAAGGTCTGCATGCTTGCATGTTTGTTAGAGCAGGACCTCAGGACCAATGCTCTATACCATTagatatacagtttgtacatttgtacaaatGTAGCTTATTTTTAGAATTTctgttacatttttatattaaaaaaaattaaattatttaaaaataaaaaggtttctcATTATAATGTGAGTAGGCTTTCCTGTAAAATCAACCTTAATgttcaattattattaaaaaaaaagtattcagCTGATTTAATGTGGTGCTCTGTTGTCTAGGAGGACCGTGGGGTTTTTGACATTCATGACTATGGCGACCAGATTGTCCATGCGCTTGGTGCTGTTGGGACAAGGCGATCATTTGCATCGGTTGTCAAAGGCATGGAAAACACAGAGGCCTGTAGATACATGCTGGCTTCTCTTCAGCTGGTTAGtaaatgtccacacacacaggaagacacacacacaattgtgatTAGATAAGGTTGATTTCTGTTTAGAACATGAAAATATTATTGTAGTGAGACCCGCACACTCCTTGGCctatattcataaagattctcaGTTAAAGAGTTGCTCCTAGTGAtgtaattctaagaaaattcttagaaatatGGATGTTTCCTTTTAACATTAAAGAGAGGATCCTAGTAAAGATCTTCATATTTAATCATAAAGCtctttaacccttaaaagagctcttaaGGTCAAAACATGTTAGTAGTAGTGAGGAGGATTTTTAAGAgccttaagattttttttaggagaggagaaaatggctgaaagctgaagaggaagaagaaatgtgttgtatacttatttaataatgatagtgagttaaaaagatgatacagattagatcgtgtaggtaTTTCTTTTGTGATCAATCATATAAGAGataacatctccgacacagcaCAAAAATGTATATCCTGACAGAAATGTCATAGTCAATGTCATATGGTGTTTCAGAGATGttgatgtatactgtatgtctcagtgtttgtaacatacagatgaTAGCACATATTATTAGTCATGaatgtaatccctacacgatagagcgtcaaatatcttaacatagagacaaattgAAGGCTACTAATTGCTCCTTtattttattggacaaccaatcacagtctttagAAGACAAGAATGTGTCCTACCTAGCAACAGGGCCCCACCTCCTCTCTAAAATAAAGAGTTGCTGGGATTgctcctgaatcactcttaagataagattcctagttaggcTTTTTTAAGCTAAGATAGGAGCACTCACAGATCAATATTAGAATTGCTATGATCTTAAAGCTTCAAAATCAAATgagaggtttgtttgttttggggtcTCATTTGTCTGATGACAAAGAAAGACAAGTAACAACAAATCCTGTTCTGAATGTTTAACCGTTATTAAACAGTCACTGAGACATCCTGCTAAATATTTCTgaactaaaacaaaaatctcatttaaaaaaaagtttctcatACTATAAAATTTGTTTCTGAGAGATATAAGCTGCATAAATAATGCAGCTTATATCTCTCAGAAACAAATTttctgagaaacaaaaaaaagatcaatGGAAATttccaatatatatatttttacgaTTTTTTACTAAAAAGCAAGCAAGAACTGGAAAAAATTAAGGCCTAGTGTTTGGGAGAACTTTGGCTTCTCTGTAAGTTACAATGCTGGGGCCATTCCATTTTCTGGAACAAAAATGCAGCTCATATTCAGTTTCTTGTACAATTATGAACTGATTTTGAGTTTGGGATACAAtggctgtttgtttgtgtgtacgtctgTCTTCTTCAGGCCAATGACTACACCATAGAGATTGATAAGAGACCTGGACTTGAGAGCATAGATACCATTCACCTGACGTTACTGACCAAACAGCGGGCACATGAACGCCTCAAGACCTACAGTGCCCATCTGGAGCATGACCTTCCTTGAAATTTCAGAGTATTTATCCTGGCTCACTGCCTGTGTATGATTAAAATAACACTGCAAAAGGACATTTCATTATTTGGAACAGACAAACCATTCCATTTGGTTcctttgtcatttgtttttaaagtggGGCTTAAGTACAGTTTTTGGGAAATCTagctctgtgtgtacatgttctTCATTATGCACATTTGTACAATGTAATGTCATTTGTGTCACTGTCTGATGGCttttgaatattatatattttattacatatattgTTTGCACCTGGCATTTAAACCATCGACTGCCATATTACATTTATACTGATTATGAATCttaaatgtttgtcttttatcAACAACGTAATAAAGAACATGCttaatttttcaaaatatagttttttattttatttatttttttaaatgaattttgttTGGCTCTTATGTGGATAAATAAGCCTTTGGATAGATCttatcaatttaaaaaatataagaccagtttaaacattttatagtaAACCTCTGTTTGGTCTGTTTTTATGTACTGGTTATTTAATCAATGCCTAGTCCATCTCTCATATCCAAGTACACTTTATTTTGCAACATGTTATGAATGTTGGCTAGGGAATAACTTCTTATAATTCTTCATGTGTTGTTGAATACTTTCAGCAATCTGCTTGGCATTTTTCATTCGGTTGTAATAGTCCAGGAAAAGGCCATCTGGACTGAGGAGGTATATAAGGATGGTGTGGTCCACGATATAGTCTCCATCTTCATCTTTGGGTCCAGCACTCATGTAAACCCGGTAAGACTGTCCAACTTCCTTTACCTTTTCGGGTGTCCCAGTCAGTCCAATCAGCCGTGGGTGAAAATCTGTGATGTACTTAGCCATAGAAGCCACATCATCTCTTTCAGGATCGACAGTTATAAACAGTGGCTGCACAAAAGGCAGGTTTGACTCATCTAGCAGCTTTACCACACTGCTCATCTTTTCCATTTCCTCAGGGCAGATATCAGGGCAGTGTGTGAAGCCAAAGTATATGAGCACCCATTGCCCCAGGAAGTCCTTTTTGGTCCGTTGCTGACCAGTGTGGTCCAGCAAGCAGAAGTCTCCCTGACCTATGGCCACTTTCTTCAACTGCTCTATCCGCTTCATCTGCAACTTCTGCTGTTTTTCCTCATGCACATACCACCAGGTGCCAATTATAACACCTCCAACAAGCATCGTCATGGCCAGTCGTGTTTGAAGCTTTATCTTGGCTGAGAAACTGGACTTTGGAGGTTGGTTGTCCTTAGAAAACATGGCTCGATGGTGCCCAAATGACTGCAACAGAAAGGCTCTCTTGCAAGGACTATGGAAATGTGCTTGTTTACTGATTTGAcacttatttgtgtgtattgtgtagcagCTATACAACCTtggtatataatataatgagtcataattgtatttattgtggCTGGCTTGTAGAGTGATTCTCAGCATGCTCCATGATGATGTAAAACTGGCAAGAGATCGGACACCAAGCATCTTCAGAtctggagaagaagaaaaaaatgcatacaaATGATTTAGGTAAACACTGAATACTTAAGGATTTTGGTTCCTATTGCGGTTCCGCAATAGGACAATTTAACCTGCACAATTAACCTTATCCAGAAAAGGCCAGGATGTCTGCAGGGTTTCATTCCCTAAAAGCAGAGGTCGCACCTGCTATTAATAAAAGTCTGCAGCCAAACTGAAAGGCAATTTAACTTATGAAGTTTTATCTGCCCCAAGTCTTGCATTCTAGTTATTTTTTGTCCAAACACTCTAGATTTAAGTAAACAGCTAATTAACAGTCCTTCTGCAGGACCAGGGATGGGAGAAGACCTTGTGTTTGTCCTGCACTAACACACATACTTCAGATGAGAGGTTTGGAGTCTTTTCAGGACCAGTACCGGAAAAATACCACCAAGATAATAAACCACATTTGTTTAAGATAATGATTGTGATCCTGCTCTTTAAACACGGCACTAGAACACACAGTATCTGAACCTCATGCAGTGTGTTACATCCAATAAGAGTCCGTTTAGATACACTGACATACGCGTATGACATAATTCATCTGTCGAGGACTCATCACATGAAAACATCtctaaaaagattaaaataaattaaaatcttaTTTCCAATCCTTCTCACCTCAGGATTAGCTTCATAACCAGCCGAACCAAGACTATATGAAACGAGTAAATACTCCTTTACTTTCGAAACAACAGATTCACCATGtcagagatatttattttatgaagtcgagatattgttttaatattgaCTACTTTGGTATATGGTATATACCGTGGTAAAtggtatatttaataaaacagtactgtttgtattttaatacGTTTCAAAATTGTGTGAGTTACATTTGCAACGACCCTTATGTTAAGTCGCTGATTTTCGTTAGCTGATTCGTTAtaaagagatgtttttttttttgttgtttttttttttttgcaaaacgaCAAACACAGAATACTCATTTTGTTCAAAGCCACACGAACAAGAGGTATTAGTCACATCGGTTACCAGCAagtaaaagaaggaaaaaaaatgacaaaaattgaacttttaaaatatcacgttttctgagcttttttgttttttactttttccaaaAGAGTACTGTATAActtgaaatcatttataaaatgggACAGATTTGGTTTCCAAGGGCccactttgttttgtgtatatggtACTTTCCTAATACAATAAATAGCTGTACAAtatattgttcattattttccaaattatctccctcaaaataaaaaaacacatcacatacaccaaTTTCTACCACACAACCCAATTTTCTACTAATATACTTTCCAAAAAAGTCTTGAGTAGATACAATGATAAAACAGATgcaaaattgtttctttttcctgaccTCAAAATTCACAAGCATAAGTATTAAGCTTAAATCTTTCCAAAACATGTTTAACAGGATAAatattatgtagaattttgTAAGACACCTCCttaattttattgttgacacaaaacttttattttccatgttttaTCCCAGTATATATTGCCAAATAAGGAAGACCAAAAAAAACCTTGCTgcaggaaaagaaacaaaacaaagggtatttcttataatattattgttatgttGAAGGAGAATTAGAGAAATAAGCAGGCAGGACACGCGATGTAGCTTAACATAACCATGCTTCTTTTTTACTTCTCTTCGCATTAGCACTAGCGCATCTTTACATCTCGTAACGTACATATACCATCTAGTGGACATACAGGTAATAGCAATTATATTGTAAGAGAACACAACAATTATTGCTACACTTTTGTTTCAAGATATTAACATTGCCGATGTATAAACTACCACAAAAACCATCTATATTAATTTGCAATGAACTTGAATTCTTTAAGAGAAATACTCTTTGGAAttgcaacaaaaacaatagcaaAATCTCTTGGTTTAACTGGTAATTGGAACTCCGTGTAAGACAACAAATACCCATCAGAATTTAACAGCTGTTTTACTAAAATAATCCCTTCATTAAGCCAGTTTTGATAGAaaagtgatttgtttttaaataatatgtcTTTGTTATTCCAAATGCAATAACTGTGTGGTGAAAAATTGtgtttaagtcaagtcaagtcacttttattgtcacatcaccacaacaCATGTGCcatggtgagtgaaattcttgggagcgtgctccagaaattgcaggACAATTTACATACATTAATTAGGAAACAGAAATTAAGAACAGTGTACATACGGGTGAAAATGTGCTAAATGCTCATTACCAGgtgaaatgtgcaaatgtgaaaaGATGCAATGTGCtcatacagtgatgcctcgagatacgagtgacatacgaattttttgagatacgagctgtgattcgaccaaatttttgtcttgagatacgagcaaatttttgagatacgagcatccgccGCCGccaaaacaaagatccccaacaaccacttGTGCTCtctttcccccgcctcagctccCGCGTCACACTCGGTTAAAacagcctttccactgcacacgacaaacgacggccgataaacaggaagtcattcatttcctatggagagtcgcaaaggcgctgcgtgaggtgccgaccatctgcggatccgtaattttcggatccgttaaaaaatttaacttgtgcgactacaccgcatccgatatacCGACTgggcaggtttttattaaaacgaccggcagatgttagtgagga contains:
- the LOC132856580 gene encoding protein SCO2 homolog, mitochondrial encodes the protein MLGVRSLASFTSSWSMLRITLQASHNKYNYDSLYYIPRLYSCYTIHTNKCQISKQAHFHSPCKRAFLLQSFGHHRAMFSKDNQPPKSSFSAKIKLQTRLAMTMLVGGVIIGTWWYVHEEKQQKLQMKRIEQLKKVAIGQGDFCLLDHTGQQRTKKDFLGQWVLIYFGFTHCPDICPEEMEKMSSVVKLLDESNLPFVQPLFITVDPERDDVASMAKYITDFHPRLIGLTGTPEKVKEVGQSYRVYMSAGPKDEDGDYIVDHTILIYLLSPDGLFLDYYNRMKNAKQIAESIQQHMKNYKKLFPSQHS